A region of Dehalococcoidia bacterium DNA encodes the following proteins:
- the fabG gene encoding 3-oxoacyl-[acyl-carrier-protein] reductase, producing the protein MSCLREKVAIVTGSSRGLGRAIARELACHGAKVTINYYQHKELAEELLRELQERGCEAICVQAGVAHPDEVQRLVEATLEAFGGIDILVNNAGVNRDRTLRRMSIEEWREVLSTDLDSMFYCTQAVLPHMIARGGGRIVNMASIVGEMGNVGQANYAAAKAGIVGFTKAAALELARFNITVNAIAPGFIETDMVTSLPEQVQQKLLERIPMGRFGKPEEVAKLCRFLVAEGDYITGATFDINGGMYLR; encoded by the coding sequence ATGAGCTGTCTGCGAGAGAAGGTGGCCATCGTCACTGGGAGCTCGCGGGGGCTGGGGCGGGCCATTGCCAGGGAGTTGGCCTGTCATGGGGCCAAGGTGACCATCAATTACTACCAGCACAAGGAGCTGGCGGAGGAGCTCTTGCGGGAGCTGCAGGAACGGGGATGCGAGGCCATATGTGTCCAGGCTGGGGTGGCCCATCCCGACGAGGTGCAGAGGCTGGTGGAGGCCACCTTGGAGGCCTTTGGTGGCATTGACATCCTGGTCAACAACGCCGGCGTCAACCGCGATCGCACGCTGCGGCGCATGAGCATCGAGGAATGGCGGGAGGTCCTCAGCACTGACCTGGACAGCATGTTTTACTGCACACAGGCAGTGCTGCCTCACATGATCGCCCGGGGAGGGGGACGCATCGTCAACATGGCCTCCATCGTGGGGGAGATGGGCAACGTGGGGCAGGCCAATTATGCGGCGGCCAAGGCGGGCATCGTGGGTTTCACCAAGGCGGCGGCCCTGGAGCTGGCCCGCTTCAACATCACCGTCAACGCCATCGCCCCTGGGTTCATTGAGACGGACATGGTCACTAGCCTGCCTGAGCAGGTGCAGCAGAAGCTGCTGGAACGGATCCCCATGGGCCGCTTCGGCAAGCCAGAAGAGGTGGCCAAGCTGTGTCGGTTCCTGGTGGCCGAGGGCGACTACATCACTGGGGCCACCTTTGACATCAACGGTGGCATGTATCTACGCTAA
- a CDS encoding thiolase family protein produces the protein MRDVAIIGAGMTKFGKFLERSLKDLAREAVEGALQSAGIDKSQVQVAVVGNATAGLITGQEMIRGQVVLRELGIGGIPVINTENACASSSTAFHLGWLYVASGMYDVALVVGMEKLTHPEKARSFQAIGAAVDVEWVQEMARRAKEAKARAQAEGGQPAFQEGAGERRSMFMDFYAAFARRYMERTGATKEDFARVAVKNLYHGSLNPKAQYGGQYTIEDILNSPLVVEPLTRLMCSPISDGAAAVVLVAAEKARQYTSRPVLVRASVLLSGRDHGPDELSITEEAARLAYEKAGVEPKDLDVLEVHDASAPAELIIYEELGLCGEGEGPSLIRSGHTRLGGKQPVNTSGGLIAKGHPIGATGVAQICEIFWQLRGEAGARQVEGAKVGLTENGGGMIRGEAAALSVHILSV, from the coding sequence ATGCGCGATGTAGCCATCATCGGGGCAGGCATGACCAAGTTCGGCAAGTTCCTGGAGCGCAGCCTTAAGGACCTGGCCCGTGAGGCTGTGGAAGGGGCCTTGCAATCGGCAGGCATTGATAAATCGCAGGTTCAGGTGGCGGTGGTGGGCAACGCTACCGCCGGGCTCATCACCGGCCAGGAGATGATCAGGGGCCAGGTGGTGCTGCGGGAGCTGGGCATCGGTGGCATACCGGTTATCAACACGGAGAACGCCTGCGCCAGCTCCTCCACCGCCTTCCATCTGGGCTGGCTATATGTGGCCTCGGGCATGTACGACGTGGCCCTGGTGGTGGGCATGGAGAAGCTGACGCACCCGGAGAAGGCCCGTTCCTTCCAGGCCATCGGCGCTGCTGTGGACGTCGAATGGGTTCAGGAGATGGCCCGCCGGGCCAAGGAGGCCAAGGCGCGGGCCCAGGCGGAGGGAGGCCAGCCAGCCTTCCAGGAGGGGGCGGGGGAGAGGCGCAGCATGTTCATGGACTTCTACGCCGCCTTCGCCCGCCGCTATATGGAGCGCACCGGCGCCACCAAGGAGGACTTCGCCCGCGTGGCCGTCAAGAACCTCTATCACGGCTCCTTGAACCCCAAGGCCCAGTATGGGGGCCAGTACACCATCGAGGACATCCTCAACTCCCCCTTGGTGGTGGAGCCTCTCACCCGCCTCATGTGCTCCCCCATAAGCGATGGGGCGGCAGCGGTGGTGCTGGTAGCTGCTGAGAAGGCCCGTCAGTACACCTCGAGGCCGGTGCTGGTGCGGGCCTCCGTGCTCCTCTCCGGCAGGGACCACGGGCCCGACGAGCTTAGCATCACTGAGGAGGCTGCCCGCCTGGCCTACGAGAAGGCGGGGGTGGAGCCCAAGGACCTGGACGTCCTGGAGGTCCACGACGCTAGCGCCCCGGCTGAGCTCATCATCTATGAGGAGCTGGGCCTCTGCGGTGAGGGGGAGGGCCCCTCTCTCATCCGCAGCGGCCACACCAGGCTAGGGGGCAAGCAGCCCGTCAACACCAGCGGAGGGCTCATCGCCAAGGGCCACCCCATCGGTGCCACGGGCGTGGCCCAGATCTGCGAGATCTTCTGGCAGCTGCGGGGTGAGGCCGGTGCCCGCCAGGTGGAGGGGGCCAAGGTGGGCCTCACCGAGAACGGCGGCGGCATGATAAGGGGCGAGGCGGCCGCCCTCTCTGTCCACATCCTCTCCGTCTAG
- a CDS encoding GNAT family N-acetyltransferase, with protein sequence MSGEELEVEVEARECWSISFRCQGREVARVQLHRHSEDVFEVVDLYVVSEWRGRGLARHVLAHCLDLVRARGGRMVVAHTSPDNAPAFRVFSRQGFLPCLPELHLELHLDHHRPHP encoded by the coding sequence ATGAGCGGCGAGGAATTAGAAGTAGAGGTGGAGGCCAGGGAGTGCTGGTCCATCTCCTTTCGCTGCCAGGGGCGGGAGGTGGCACGCGTCCAGCTCCACCGCCATTCCGAGGATGTCTTTGAGGTGGTCGACCTATATGTCGTATCCGAATGGCGCGGCCGCGGCCTCGCAAGACATGTGCTCGCTCACTGCCTCGACTTGGTCCGAGCCAGGGGAGGGCGCATGGTAGTGGCCCACACCTCCCCGGACAACGCTCCCGCCTTCCGCGTGTTCTCCCGACAGGGGTTCCTACCATGCCTGCCGGAGCTGCACTTGGAGCTCCACCTGGACCACCACCGCCCCCACCCATGA
- a CDS encoding ABC transporter substrate-binding protein produces MHKIVLKVLALLVVGLLVTACEAGEKAPATGTPVAPSPIKLKTDHGVTDTEIKIGSTGGKSGGYTLGLPFQVGMESYFKKVNQEDGGVCNRKIRFIGEDDQGTAALALDRARKLVEQDDVLALNSFRTTAVMGAASYLNDPDGNRDPSDGVPYLWTIGGSVETADPAKWPWGPIQLNPLYYDFSKSQAEAINRLFPGAKAAILFQNDDFGRDSAAGFKAGFTGTVVAEQAHDPNAPDISGQLATLRAASPDLLVVASSARFMPPLYRYREGQAWQVKVVWLYPYGGSAALMQALGGTDPASQQQALRLIAGTITGQFLLDPFADQNHPAMREHVRILNTYGGGFRPNEYTLAGQAAAEAYVEAIKRACDRGDLTRKGLLQAAETMAGFHPSVFKEGVNLETSPSRHVGAAKAAVGEIQPDGTVRPLR; encoded by the coding sequence ATGCACAAGATAGTGTTAAAGGTGCTGGCCCTGCTCGTTGTGGGGCTCCTGGTGACGGCCTGTGAAGCAGGCGAGAAGGCCCCTGCCACCGGTACACCGGTGGCCCCTTCCCCCATTAAGCTCAAGACGGACCATGGGGTCACCGATACGGAGATCAAGATCGGCAGCACGGGCGGCAAGAGCGGCGGATACACGCTAGGCCTCCCCTTCCAGGTCGGCATGGAGTCCTACTTCAAGAAGGTGAACCAAGAGGATGGGGGGGTGTGTAATCGCAAGATCCGCTTCATCGGGGAGGACGACCAGGGGACGGCTGCTCTCGCCCTGGACAGGGCAAGGAAGCTGGTGGAGCAGGACGACGTGCTGGCCCTCAACTCATTTCGCACCACTGCCGTGATGGGGGCCGCCAGCTACCTCAACGACCCCGATGGCAACCGTGACCCCTCCGATGGGGTACCGTACCTCTGGACCATCGGCGGGTCTGTGGAGACGGCAGACCCGGCCAAGTGGCCCTGGGGCCCCATCCAGCTAAACCCCCTCTACTACGACTTCAGCAAGTCCCAAGCTGAGGCGATAAACCGGCTCTTCCCAGGAGCGAAGGCGGCCATCCTCTTCCAGAACGACGACTTCGGCAGGGACTCGGCGGCGGGGTTCAAGGCCGGTTTCACTGGCACGGTAGTGGCCGAGCAGGCCCACGACCCTAATGCCCCCGACATCAGCGGGCAGCTGGCTACCCTGCGGGCTGCCTCCCCCGACCTTTTGGTAGTAGCTAGCTCCGCCCGGTTCATGCCTCCCCTCTATCGCTACCGGGAGGGGCAGGCTTGGCAGGTGAAGGTGGTCTGGCTCTACCCCTATGGTGGCTCGGCAGCTCTTATGCAGGCCCTGGGGGGCACCGACCCCGCCAGCCAGCAGCAGGCGTTGCGGCTCATAGCGGGCACCATAACGGGCCAGTTCCTGCTGGACCCCTTCGCTGACCAGAACCACCCTGCCATGCGTGAACATGTCCGGATCCTTAACACGTACGGGGGTGGGTTCCGGCCTAACGAGTACACCCTGGCTGGCCAAGCGGCGGCTGAGGCGTATGTGGAGGCCATCAAGAGGGCTTGCGATAGGGGCGACCTGACCCGCAAAGGGCTTTTGCAGGCTGCCGAGACCATGGCCGGCTTCCACCCCTCTGTCTTCAAGGAGGGCGTCAACCTCGAGACCTCGCCCTCCAGGCATGTGGGGGCAGCCAAGGCGGCAGTAGGCGAGATTCAGCCCGATGGCACCGTCCGCCCCCTCAGGTAG
- a CDS encoding acyl-CoA dehydrogenase family protein, with the protein MPLPTMATLPEEDQMIVSQVRRFVEREVIPVASELEHQDQYPHELVRKMKEMGLFGVAVPPEYGGLGLSLVTYAAIVEEISRGWMSLGGIINGTVILSWMIKTYGTQDQKERFLPRMASGEIHCGICMTEPNAGSDLQSIQTVARRDGDFYIINGTKMFVSNGIYGHLFAVLTKTDPQAQPPHRGMSTFLVEKAATSGLTVGGQIQKLGYKGIDTTIFYFEDARVPAANLLGGEEGQGWLHIMSGIEVGRINVAARAVGVATAALEDAIRYAKQRIAFGRPIAEHQAIQLKLADMATKVEAARLLTRAAAAKKDAGERADLWGGMAKLFASEVAQEVALEALRIHGGIGYTKDMRVERYYRDTPLMLIGEGTNEIQRLVIARNILRMFGE; encoded by the coding sequence ATGCCCTTGCCCACCATGGCCACCCTGCCTGAAGAGGACCAGATGATCGTCTCCCAGGTGCGGCGCTTCGTAGAGCGGGAGGTCATTCCTGTGGCCTCGGAGCTGGAGCACCAAGACCAGTACCCCCACGAGCTGGTGCGTAAGATGAAGGAGATGGGTCTCTTCGGGGTGGCCGTGCCCCCTGAGTATGGGGGCCTGGGCCTCTCCCTGGTCACCTATGCTGCCATCGTGGAGGAGATCTCCCGCGGCTGGATGAGCCTTGGCGGCATCATCAACGGCACCGTCATCCTCTCCTGGATGATCAAGACCTATGGCACCCAGGACCAAAAGGAGCGCTTCCTCCCCCGCATGGCCAGCGGCGAGATCCACTGTGGCATCTGTATGACGGAGCCCAACGCCGGCTCCGATCTCCAGTCCATCCAGACGGTGGCGCGACGGGACGGTGACTTCTACATCATCAACGGCACCAAGATGTTCGTCTCCAACGGCATATACGGCCACCTATTCGCCGTCCTCACCAAGACCGATCCCCAGGCCCAGCCTCCCCATCGGGGCATGAGCACCTTCCTGGTGGAGAAGGCTGCCACTTCCGGCCTCACGGTGGGGGGCCAGATCCAAAAGCTGGGCTATAAGGGCATCGACACCACCATCTTCTACTTCGAGGACGCGCGGGTGCCAGCGGCCAACCTCTTAGGTGGTGAGGAGGGGCAGGGATGGCTCCACATCATGAGTGGTATCGAGGTGGGGCGCATCAACGTGGCCGCCCGGGCGGTGGGGGTGGCCACGGCCGCCCTGGAGGACGCCATCAGGTACGCCAAGCAGCGCATCGCCTTCGGCCGCCCCATCGCCGAGCACCAGGCCATCCAGCTCAAGCTGGCGGATATGGCCACTAAGGTGGAGGCGGCCCGCCTACTGACGCGGGCGGCAGCGGCCAAGAAGGACGCCGGCGAACGGGCCGACCTCTGGGGGGGTATGGCCAAGCTCTTCGCCTCCGAGGTGGCCCAGGAGGTGGCCTTGGAGGCACTGCGCATCCACGGCGGCATCGGCTACACCAAGGACATGCGGGTCGAGCGGTACTACCGTGACACCCCCCTTATGCTCATCGGCGAGGGCACCAACGAGATCCAGCGCCTGGTCATCGCCCGCAACATATTGCGCATGTTCGGCGAATAG
- a CDS encoding CoA ester lyase, whose protein sequence is MFYLEKQNRVVIPRTELTYPAHQMRFHENAAKAPVDHVMADFEDACPYEFKGEPSRRVTVEALNTIDFGNKVVTVRPNNIRSQYFLGDLQAVMLGAPDRFHGIILPKVYGPEDIIYVSSLLDSLEKEGGWTTRVQIEALIETPQALVRAYEIAKASDRMAGLIFGIADFAAAIGAKEYVEEQHKYFLYPKQAVVVAAKAAGLHAIDCVYFKIVRRDTPPEEARQIEEGLRRKNMEAANLGMDGSWIIHPSQAEIVNECYTPSDEEIERARRAIEAYYKAGGGSIINPETGEFEDDATVKAKLMLLAKAVQAGKLSQEYLEELSRRSAEITGYNILRVMRRVA, encoded by the coding sequence ATGTTCTACCTGGAGAAGCAGAACCGCGTGGTGATCCCTCGCACCGAGCTTACCTATCCTGCCCACCAGATGCGGTTCCACGAGAACGCCGCCAAGGCCCCGGTGGACCACGTCATGGCCGATTTCGAGGACGCCTGCCCATACGAGTTCAAGGGGGAACCCAGCCGCCGCGTGACGGTAGAGGCCCTTAACACCATCGATTTCGGCAACAAGGTGGTGACAGTCCGCCCCAACAACATACGCTCCCAGTACTTCCTGGGGGACCTGCAGGCAGTGATGCTCGGCGCCCCCGACCGCTTCCACGGCATCATCCTCCCCAAGGTGTACGGGCCAGAGGACATCATCTACGTCTCCAGCCTCCTGGACAGCCTGGAGAAGGAAGGGGGCTGGACCACCAGGGTGCAGATCGAGGCCCTCATCGAGACGCCCCAGGCCTTGGTGCGCGCTTATGAGATCGCTAAGGCCTCCGACCGCATGGCGGGGCTCATCTTTGGCATCGCCGACTTCGCCGCTGCCATTGGGGCCAAGGAGTATGTGGAGGAGCAGCACAAGTACTTCCTCTACCCCAAGCAGGCGGTGGTGGTGGCGGCCAAGGCCGCTGGGCTCCACGCCATCGACTGCGTCTACTTCAAGATCGTCCGCCGGGACACGCCCCCCGAGGAGGCACGCCAGATCGAGGAGGGGCTCAGGCGCAAGAACATGGAGGCAGCCAACCTGGGCATGGACGGCTCTTGGATCATCCACCCATCCCAGGCGGAGATCGTCAACGAGTGTTACACTCCCTCAGACGAGGAGATCGAGAGGGCACGGCGGGCCATCGAGGCCTACTACAAGGCGGGAGGGGGCTCCATCATCAACCCCGAGACCGGGGAGTTCGAGGACGATGCCACCGTCAAGGCCAAGCTGATGCTCCTGGCCAAGGCCGTCCAGGCTGGCAAGTTGTCCCAGGAATACCTGGAGGAGCTCTCCCGCCGATCGGCCGAGATCACCGGCTATAACATCCTGCGAGTGATGCGGCGGGTGGCCTGA
- the ccrA gene encoding crotonyl-CoA carboxylase/reductase, which translates to MAIVKDIYEIGELPPLGHIPRYMYAQVIRRERFGPPVQAFQVEKVEVPKDLKPNEVLVYVMAAGINYNNVWAGLGVPVDVISIQQRDGDPSDFHIGGSDASGIVWAVGSEVRNVQVGDHVVIHCGYWDENDPYIKAGGDPIMAPSARIWGYETNWGSFAQFCKVQAHQCMPKAPHLTWEEAAAPTLVGATAYRMLLGWPPHTVQPGDVVLVWGGAGGLGSMGIQITKAFGGIPVAVVSSDEKFAFCQRLGAKGCINRKKFNHWGMMPHWTDREAYDRWLEGVRAFGRAIWDVLGERRNPRIVFEHPGEDTIPTSIFVCDTGGMVVICAGTTGYNGVVDLRYLWMRQKRLQGSHFANDEQAYAFNQMVMEGKIDPCLASRLFKFEEIGLAHQLMYENRHPEGNMVALVGAPRPGLKGLP; encoded by the coding sequence ATGGCGATCGTCAAGGACATCTATGAAATAGGAGAGTTGCCACCACTGGGGCACATCCCGCGGTATATGTATGCGCAGGTGATACGGCGGGAGCGCTTCGGGCCGCCGGTGCAGGCCTTCCAGGTGGAGAAGGTAGAGGTTCCCAAGGACTTGAAGCCCAACGAGGTGCTCGTCTATGTCATGGCGGCGGGCATCAACTACAACAACGTGTGGGCTGGCTTGGGGGTGCCGGTGGATGTCATATCCATCCAGCAGCGGGACGGCGATCCGTCCGATTTCCACATCGGCGGGTCCGATGCATCGGGCATCGTCTGGGCGGTGGGGAGCGAGGTGCGGAACGTCCAGGTGGGCGACCATGTAGTGATCCACTGCGGCTATTGGGACGAAAATGACCCCTATATCAAGGCTGGGGGAGACCCCATCATGGCGCCCTCGGCCCGCATATGGGGGTATGAGACCAACTGGGGGAGCTTTGCCCAGTTCTGCAAGGTACAGGCCCACCAGTGCATGCCCAAGGCCCCCCACCTCACGTGGGAGGAGGCGGCTGCCCCCACCCTGGTGGGGGCCACGGCCTACCGCATGCTCCTGGGGTGGCCTCCCCACACTGTACAACCGGGGGATGTGGTGCTGGTCTGGGGAGGGGCGGGCGGCCTAGGCTCCATGGGCATCCAGATCACCAAGGCCTTTGGCGGCATACCTGTGGCCGTGGTCTCCAGCGATGAGAAGTTCGCCTTCTGCCAGAGGCTGGGGGCCAAAGGGTGCATCAACCGCAAGAAGTTCAACCACTGGGGGATGATGCCTCACTGGACCGATAGGGAAGCGTATGACCGCTGGCTGGAAGGGGTGAGGGCCTTCGGCCGCGCTATATGGGATGTGTTAGGGGAGAGGCGCAACCCACGTATAGTCTTCGAGCACCCAGGCGAGGACACCATCCCCACCTCCATCTTCGTCTGCGACACAGGGGGGATGGTGGTGATATGCGCCGGCACCACCGGCTACAACGGCGTGGTGGACCTGCGCTACCTCTGGATGCGGCAGAAGCGGCTGCAGGGCTCCCACTTCGCCAACGACGAGCAGGCCTACGCCTTCAACCAGATGGTCATGGAGGGCAAGATCGACCCCTGCCTGGCATCGCGTCTCTTCAAGTTCGAGGAGATAGGCCTGGCCCACCAGCTCATGTACGAGAACAGGCATCCGGAGGGGAATATGGTGGCGCTGGTGGGGGCTCCCAGGCCTGGTCTTAAGGGGTTGCCGTAA
- a CDS encoding enoyl-CoA hydratase/isomerase family protein translates to MEYKRIRLETVGHVALLYLCRPHRHNAIDLLMARELLAALGHLAADTSVRALVLTGEGERAFCAGADMAEAAADPQVGTTVARAMGEVLRFPKPVVAAVNGYAYGAGAILAIYCDLRLASPEARFRFPGTEYGLVTGAAHLPRLIGLGRAKEIVFTARVVEAQEALEMGLINRIVPKDQLVAQALTLAQHMTSLSPQALAAAKEVMDLSLGGWEAVQREAHLNQQLRLGQDYQTRFRQASQRVTGRTLPPP, encoded by the coding sequence ATGGAGTACAAAAGGATCCGGCTGGAGACGGTGGGCCACGTAGCCCTCCTCTACCTCTGCCGTCCCCATCGTCATAACGCCATAGACCTCCTCATGGCCCGTGAGCTCCTGGCGGCCCTGGGCCATCTGGCGGCGGACACCTCGGTGCGTGCTCTGGTGCTCACTGGCGAAGGGGAGCGGGCCTTCTGCGCCGGTGCAGATATGGCCGAGGCCGCGGCCGACCCGCAAGTGGGCACCACGGTGGCCCGGGCGATGGGGGAGGTCCTCCGCTTCCCCAAGCCCGTGGTGGCGGCCGTCAACGGCTATGCCTATGGGGCGGGGGCCATCTTGGCCATTTACTGCGACCTACGCCTGGCCTCGCCTGAGGCCAGGTTCCGCTTCCCCGGCACCGAGTATGGGCTGGTGACAGGGGCGGCCCATCTGCCCCGTCTCATAGGCCTTGGCAGGGCCAAAGAGATAGTGTTCACTGCCCGCGTGGTGGAAGCCCAGGAGGCCCTGGAGATGGGCCTTATCAACCGTATCGTCCCCAAAGACCAGCTTGTGGCCCAAGCCCTGACCCTGGCGCAACATATGACCTCCCTCTCCCCTCAGGCCCTGGCCGCCGCCAAAGAGGTGATGGACCTCTCCCTGGGCGGCTGGGAGGCCGTCCAGCGGGAGGCCCACCTCAATCAGCAGCTGCGCCTGGGGCAGGACTACCAAACCCGGTTTCGGCAGGCATCCCAGCGCGTCACCGGCCGCACCCTCCCACCCCCTTGA
- a CDS encoding MaoC family dehydratase, with protein sequence MSEHHDFGRYYEDFEVGATYRHWPGRTITDMDDILFCMLTMNHHPLHIDAEYGKKTQFGRNVVVGNLVVDIALGQSVRDISGKAIANLGFEKIEFLRPVFHGDTIYSETTVLEKRESRSNPDRGIVTVETRAYNQEGELVMRFRRSVLVPKRQAGLPHSFPQVRAEA encoded by the coding sequence GTGTCCGAGCACCATGACTTCGGGCGCTATTACGAGGACTTCGAGGTGGGGGCCACCTACCGGCACTGGCCGGGCCGCACCATCACCGATATGGACGATATCCTCTTCTGCATGCTCACCATGAACCACCACCCCCTACACATCGACGCCGAGTACGGCAAGAAGACCCAGTTCGGGCGCAACGTGGTGGTGGGCAACCTGGTGGTGGACATCGCCCTGGGCCAGAGCGTGCGGGACATCTCCGGCAAGGCCATCGCCAACCTGGGGTTCGAGAAGATCGAGTTCCTCCGCCCCGTCTTTCACGGCGACACCATCTACTCGGAGACGACGGTGCTGGAGAAGCGGGAGTCCCGCTCCAACCCCGACCGGGGCATCGTCACTGTGGAGACCAGGGCCTATAACCAGGAGGGGGAGCTGGTGATGCGGTTCCGCCGCTCGGTGCTGGTGCCCAAGCGGCAGGCTGGGCTCCCCCATTCCTTCCCGCAGGTGAGGGCCGAGGCCTGA
- a CDS encoding methylmalonyl-CoA mutase family protein has product MFDKQELERIRQEQARWEESTLKRALRAGERQDTEFRTSSTETKRIYTPLDIADLDFMRDIGFPGEYPYTRGIHPTMYRTRLWTFRQYAGYETAEETNKRFKFLLQEGQPGLSVAFDLPTQLGYDSDDPMARGEVGKVGVAIDTLADMEALFDGIPLDQVSTSMTINAPAAVLVAMYAAVAEKQGVPLEQVSGTVQNDILKEYVARGTYIFPPRPSLRLAVDLIVWCAKEMPRFNSISISGYHIRDAGATAVQEMAFTLANAMAYIDAVLERGVDIDDFAPRISWIFNTQSNFFEEVAKYRALRRMWARITRERYGAKDPRSWMFRTHVQTGGATLTAQQPELNIVRAAIQALATVLGGVQSLALSCYDEALSLPTEEAQRIAVRTQQIIAYETGVTDTVDPLAGSYYVEWLTNELERKAWEYIHKIEDMGGAVAAIESGYMQQEIQEAAYAQQKAIDEGRRIVVGVNRYRQEDERPKMIFRTNPEAERAQIERLQRVRRERDEARVRAALRRLEEACRDSENLMPPILEAVKAYATLGEICGLMRRIFGEYRPPTVI; this is encoded by the coding sequence ATGTTCGATAAGCAGGAGCTTGAGCGCATCAGGCAAGAGCAAGCGCGGTGGGAGGAGAGCACCCTTAAGAGGGCCCTTAGGGCGGGGGAGCGGCAGGACACCGAGTTCCGCACCAGCTCCACCGAGACCAAGCGCATATACACACCCCTGGACATAGCCGACCTGGACTTCATGAGGGATATAGGCTTCCCCGGGGAGTACCCATATACGCGGGGCATCCACCCCACCATGTACCGCACCCGCCTGTGGACCTTCCGCCAGTACGCTGGCTATGAGACGGCGGAGGAGACCAACAAGCGCTTCAAGTTCCTGCTGCAGGAGGGCCAGCCGGGGCTCTCCGTGGCCTTCGACCTGCCCACCCAGCTGGGCTACGACTCCGATGACCCCATGGCTCGCGGTGAGGTGGGGAAGGTGGGGGTGGCCATCGATACTCTAGCCGACATGGAGGCCTTGTTCGACGGCATCCCCCTGGACCAGGTGAGCACCTCCATGACCATCAACGCCCCGGCGGCGGTGCTGGTGGCCATGTATGCCGCCGTGGCCGAGAAGCAGGGCGTACCCTTGGAGCAGGTTTCCGGGACGGTCCAGAACGATATCCTCAAGGAGTACGTGGCGCGGGGGACATACATCTTCCCCCCTAGGCCTTCCCTGCGCCTGGCCGTTGACCTCATCGTCTGGTGTGCCAAGGAGATGCCCCGCTTCAACTCCATCAGCATCTCGGGCTACCACATCCGCGATGCCGGGGCCACGGCGGTGCAAGAGATGGCCTTCACCCTGGCCAACGCCATGGCCTACATAGACGCCGTCTTGGAGCGGGGGGTGGACATAGACGACTTTGCCCCGCGCATCTCCTGGATCTTCAACACCCAGAGCAACTTCTTTGAGGAGGTCGCCAAGTATCGGGCCCTGCGGCGCATGTGGGCGCGCATCACCCGCGAGCGGTACGGCGCCAAAGACCCGCGCTCCTGGATGTTCCGCACCCATGTCCAGACGGGCGGGGCCACCCTCACCGCCCAACAGCCGGAGCTTAACATCGTGCGGGCGGCCATCCAGGCCCTGGCTACTGTCCTGGGGGGCGTCCAGTCCTTGGCCCTCTCCTGTTACGACGAGGCCCTCTCCCTCCCCACCGAGGAGGCGCAACGCATCGCCGTTCGCACCCAGCAAATCATCGCCTATGAGACGGGGGTCACCGACACTGTGGACCCCCTGGCGGGGTCCTACTATGTGGAATGGCTCACCAACGAGCTGGAGAGGAAGGCCTGGGAGTACATCCACAAGATCGAGGACATGGGCGGGGCGGTGGCGGCCATCGAGTCGGGCTACATGCAGCAGGAGATCCAGGAGGCGGCCTACGCCCAGCAGAAGGCCATCGATGAGGGCCGGCGTATAGTGGTGGGGGTGAACCGCTACCGCCAGGAGGACGAGCGCCCCAAGATGATATTCCGCACCAACCCGGAGGCGGAGCGGGCCCAGATCGAGCGGCTGCAGAGGGTGAGGCGGGAGAGGGACGAGGCCCGGGTGAGGGCGGCCCTTCGCCGTCTGGAGGAGGCCTGCCGCGACTCGGAGAACCTCATGCCCCCCATCTTGGAGGCCGTCAAGGCCTATGCCACCCTGGGCGAGATCTGCGGCCTGATGCGCCGCATCTTCGGCGAGTACCGCCCCCCAACAGTCATATAG